A window of Verrucomicrobiota bacterium contains these coding sequences:
- a CDS encoding divalent metal cation transporter, with protein sequence MGETSSGAGEDACHGTIPQGATPLVSRHPLDWFRVFGPGAVIASLTIGAGELIFSSRSGALFGYRLLWFFALILLFKWALVFACARHMVLTGAHPFQRWMEMAGPRGWLPLVFLLLALLCFPIWVCFHAGTVGTLLSWLTGTDGLLHGTAYLLWGIAVLGFVLLLIFTGGYARLERIQITITILMVVAVAVSLFWLNPDWLELAKGFLWPRPFDYPPWVSAYPDIKARPVWVETVTYVGVIGGSGYDYLAYASYLRDKGWGQAGRGMADERLLQAMAKDPAHPNRRWVRACRLDCTLSFLAVLVFTVVFVACGAIVLGPQEKVPSGTNLLALQAEFVTPIYPWLKWVYFAGAFLAMFGTLYGTIEVAPTVLRELVAAAKVGQASSLPRPTSATDTQTGRQEACPTFQMRSTPASQSDENPRETSARCRLGAVWWCGLGGVLLLAGSFAYAFVTEVKAPPGLVALLTPANLFTGVLACGLICLLNCWMDRRFLPSGLRMSQPLRALNWVAGVLFLFLGFKGYWDHGGWRPWAILMGTLGAGWVAAYLWNSGLKSQENSSARSDESE encoded by the coding sequence ATGGGCGAAACTTCCTCCGGCGCCGGTGAGGACGCGTGTCACGGCACAATTCCCCAGGGCGCGACGCCGCTTGTTTCAAGACATCCGCTCGACTGGTTCCGCGTCTTCGGTCCGGGCGCGGTCATTGCTTCGCTGACCATCGGAGCGGGCGAACTCATCTTTTCCTCCCGCAGCGGCGCGTTGTTCGGATATCGGTTGCTGTGGTTCTTCGCGTTAATCCTGCTCTTCAAGTGGGCACTGGTGTTCGCCTGCGCGAGGCACATGGTCCTGACGGGCGCGCATCCGTTTCAGCGCTGGATGGAGATGGCAGGTCCGCGCGGCTGGCTGCCTTTGGTCTTTTTGCTCCTGGCTTTGCTTTGTTTTCCGATCTGGGTTTGCTTCCACGCCGGCACGGTGGGCACGCTGTTGTCCTGGCTCACAGGCACGGACGGCCTTCTCCATGGCACGGCATACTTGCTGTGGGGAATCGCGGTTTTGGGCTTCGTCTTGCTTTTGATTTTCACCGGAGGCTACGCGCGCCTGGAGCGAATTCAGATTACCATCACGATCCTGATGGTGGTGGCTGTGGCGGTTTCTCTTTTCTGGTTGAACCCGGACTGGCTCGAACTGGCCAAAGGCTTTTTGTGGCCCAGGCCCTTTGATTACCCGCCGTGGGTTTCCGCCTATCCTGACATCAAGGCGCGGCCTGTCTGGGTCGAGACGGTCACGTATGTGGGAGTCATCGGCGGGTCCGGCTACGATTACCTGGCGTATGCGTCGTATCTGCGCGACAAGGGCTGGGGTCAGGCGGGGCGCGGGATGGCCGATGAACGGTTGCTGCAAGCCATGGCGAAAGATCCCGCTCATCCAAACCGCCGGTGGGTGCGGGCCTGCCGGCTCGATTGCACGCTGAGTTTTCTGGCGGTGCTGGTGTTCACAGTGGTTTTTGTCGCTTGCGGCGCGATTGTTCTTGGGCCGCAGGAGAAGGTTCCGAGCGGAACGAATTTGCTGGCGTTGCAGGCCGAATTCGTGACGCCGATTTATCCGTGGCTGAAGTGGGTCTATTTTGCGGGGGCCTTCCTGGCGATGTTCGGGACGCTGTACGGCACGATTGAAGTGGCGCCTACGGTTCTCAGAGAACTCGTGGCGGCAGCCAAGGTAGGGCAGGCTTCCAGCCTGCCCAGGCCGACGTCAGCCACCGACACTCAGACTGGCAGGCAGGAGGCCTGCCCTACCTTTCAGATGCGTTCAACGCCAGCTTCCCAGAGCGATGAGAACCCAAGAGAGACTAGTGCTCGATGTCGCCTAGGGGCCGTGTGGTGGTGCGGTTTGGGCGGCGTGCTGCTTCTGGCGGGAAGCTTCGCTTATGCCTTCGTCACCGAGGTGAAGGCACCGCCCGGCCTGGTGGCCTTGCTCACGCCGGCCAATCTGTTCACCGGGGTTTTGGCGTGCGGATTGATCTGCCTCTTGAATTGTTGGATGGACCGGCGTTTCTTGCCTTCCGGGTTGCGAATGAGCCAGCCGCTCCGCGCGCTCAATTGGGTCGCTGGAGTTCTCTTTCTTTTCCTCGGCTTCAAAGGCTACTGGGACCACGGCGGCTGGAGACCTTGGGCCATTCTGATGGGGACGCTGGGCGCCGGCTGGGTCGCCGCGTATTTGTGGAATTCCGGATTGAAATCCCAGGAGAATTCTTCGGCGCGGTCTGATGAGTCTGAATGA
- a CDS encoding zinc-binding dehydrogenase: protein MKSIMPGLVNYSVAPHSVELREVPIPKIGARDVLLKVEAVSICGSDLHQWLGSLSWKVNYPCILGHEFGGTIVQTGPEVKAFQEGDRVVSETAAVIDERSPYTRRGLYNLDPTRLGFGYGVDGAMTQFVCVPERCLHFILSSLDFDKAALTEPCAVAYNAVCVNGHVRPGDHVLVIGPGPIGLLCAMMAKLSGAGHLIVCGLPADARRLAVARQLGADAALEGGVVDYVKQLGDGLGVDVVIDAAGVSATMQLAMQTVRPAGQIIKIGWGPQPLGFNLDPLVQKAVTLQGSFSHNWPVWERVLSMIASGQINLDLVINRVAPLQEWEECFEKMHAGEYVKAVLKPN from the coding sequence ATGAAATCGATCATGCCGGGATTGGTGAATTACTCGGTGGCTCCGCACAGCGTCGAACTGCGCGAGGTGCCCATTCCGAAAATCGGCGCCAGGGATGTTTTGCTCAAAGTGGAAGCGGTGAGCATTTGCGGGAGTGATTTGCACCAGTGGCTCGGCAGCCTCAGTTGGAAGGTCAATTATCCCTGCATCCTCGGCCACGAATTCGGCGGCACCATCGTGCAAACCGGGCCGGAAGTGAAAGCCTTCCAGGAAGGCGACCGCGTCGTGAGTGAAACCGCCGCCGTGATCGACGAACGCTCTCCCTACACGCGGCGCGGGCTCTACAATCTCGACCCAACCCGCCTGGGATTCGGCTACGGCGTGGATGGCGCCATGACGCAATTCGTGTGCGTCCCGGAGCGTTGCCTCCACTTCATCCTGAGCAGCCTGGACTTCGACAAAGCCGCGCTGACCGAGCCATGCGCCGTGGCCTACAACGCCGTTTGTGTGAACGGGCATGTCCGGCCCGGCGATCACGTGCTGGTCATCGGTCCGGGGCCAATCGGCCTCTTGTGCGCGATGATGGCGAAGCTCAGCGGCGCCGGGCATTTGATCGTCTGTGGATTGCCCGCGGACGCCAGGCGGCTCGCGGTCGCCCGCCAGCTTGGCGCTGATGCCGCGCTGGAGGGAGGCGTGGTGGATTATGTGAAGCAACTGGGCGACGGCCTGGGAGTCGATGTCGTGATCGATGCCGCAGGCGTGTCCGCGACGATGCAACTGGCGATGCAAACTGTCCGCCCGGCCGGGCAAATCATCAAAATCGGCTGGGGGCCGCAGCCACTCGGGTTCAATCTGGATCCGCTCGTGCAAAAGGCTGTGACGCTGCAAGGGAGCTTCTCGCACAACTGGCCCGTGTGGGAACGCGTCCTGTCCATGATCGCTTCCGGGCAGATCAACCTGGATCTCGTCATCAACCGCGTCGCGCCGCTTCAGGAATGGGAAGAGTGCTTCGAGAAAATGCACGCGGGCGAGTATGTCAAAGCGGTCCTCAAGCCGAACTGA
- a CDS encoding amino acid ABC transporter substrate-binding protein has protein sequence MLSPHELGGASPSRRAARRDCNTSESARWGQARPTISRIRIGLRHVLTCVFLLLAARVQLHGGEETAASLRIGLLTPPDEPEVTCLQQGATLGVELANSTPDHRVELVIRGRPGQWGTEGDEASALALDDAVDVIIAPPGGAASHQVLQVAGRTRVPVISLCPDSSITRTGIPWMIRIVPNTQKEARAIFLGSRTASCSLQTCSRPVNLDSSGFHSVPDFFEPSSETDSRDAVKRVPTRFMGSGLFLSDLHHEAGRASPSRRAARRAWNTFLPASWEAACSFLICTMKPVGRVRPGEPLDVRGTRPKRLAGDRLALPSGSWEADKPRHRSQASPRARRTVRTGRVEVTRDSTGCANLLAFDRCLATSSPHDARRRNRIR, from the coding sequence ATGCTCTCACCCCATGAACTCGGTGGGGCGAGTCCGTCCCGGCGAGCCGCTCGACGTGACTGCAACACGTCGGAGTCGGCTCGCTGGGGACAGGCTCGCCCTACCATTAGCAGAATTCGAATCGGGCTCAGGCACGTTCTTACCTGCGTCTTCCTGCTGCTCGCGGCCAGAGTCCAGCTACACGGGGGCGAGGAGACCGCGGCTTCCCTCCGAATCGGACTTCTGACGCCACCGGACGAACCGGAGGTCACTTGCTTGCAGCAAGGCGCAACGCTGGGTGTGGAACTCGCCAATAGCACACCGGACCACCGCGTCGAACTCGTCATCCGTGGGCGCCCAGGCCAATGGGGCACCGAAGGCGATGAAGCCTCGGCGCTCGCGCTGGATGACGCGGTGGACGTCATCATCGCGCCGCCAGGGGGCGCGGCCTCGCATCAGGTGTTGCAGGTTGCGGGTCGCACCCGCGTGCCGGTGATCTCGCTGTGTCCGGATTCCTCGATCACCCGCACAGGGATTCCCTGGATGATCCGAATTGTCCCGAACACTCAGAAAGAGGCCCGCGCTATCTTCCTTGGCTCAAGGACAGCTTCGTGTTCCTTGCAGACGTGCTCAAGGCCCGTGAACCTGGACAGCAGTGGATTCCACTCCGTCCCTGACTTTTTTGAACCATCAAGCGAAACAGATTCCAGGGACGCGGTGAAACGCGTTCCTACCCGCTTCATGGGAAGCGGCCTGTTCCTTTCTGATCTGCACCATGAAGCCGGTAGGGCGAGTCCGTCCCGGCGAGCCGCTCGACGTGCGTGGAACACGTTCCTACCCGCTTCATGGGAAGCGGCCTGTTCCTTTCTGATCTGCACCATGAAGCCGGTAGGGCGAGTCCGTCCCGGCGAGCCGCTCGACGTGCGTGGAACACGTCCGAAGCGGCTCGCTGGGGACAGGCTCGCCCTACCGTCTGGCTCATGGGAAGCGGACAAACCGCGTCATCGATCTCAGGCTTCTCCTCGTGCGCGACGGACAGTTCGAACCGGTCGCGTAGAGGTGACGAGAGATTCCACCGGATGCGCAAATCTGCTGGCTTTTGATCGATGCCTCGCTACAAGCTCTCCACACGATGCGCGGCGCCGCAACCGAATTCGCTGA
- a CDS encoding DUF1501 domain-containing protein, whose protein sequence is MLTLFTNPSARDCSGVSRRDFIRIGAMGLGGFSLPGMLASKAATAASERDFLKDKSVVLLFLAGGASHIETFDPHIDAPQEIRSVTGEVATTIAGVTFGGTFPRLAKLARKMAVVRSFRHTITDHPKAIQHVLTAGHPAQVSMGSIYTRFRGTNHAATGLPAYMTLLAPEIDPQYLKEKDRVWIGSGPGSLGPTYTPFDPSGGGPMIKNLELNISRERFLSRHSLLGALDQLNRRIDASGMIAALDQYEQQALDMILRGAGSAFDLSQENPRLIERYDTSRYQVGKKLFRACTLGKQMLLARRLCEAGCGFVTVQSAGWDMHADINNPGMVAGMEMLGHPLDQAVSAFLEDVEARGLSEKILLVITGDFGRTPKINNRGGRDHWANLGTLAFAGGGLKMGQVVGRSDRHAAEPASDPITPEHLLATIMHALFDVGKLRVQPAMPRDLLAFVEQVEPIHELI, encoded by the coding sequence ATGTTGACGCTGTTCACCAACCCTTCCGCCCGCGATTGCAGCGGCGTTTCCCGGCGCGACTTCATCCGGATCGGAGCCATGGGCCTGGGCGGCTTCAGTCTGCCGGGGATGCTCGCGAGCAAGGCCGCCACCGCGGCTTCCGAGCGTGACTTCCTCAAAGATAAATCGGTGGTCCTCCTCTTCCTGGCGGGCGGCGCCAGCCATATCGAAACGTTCGACCCGCACATAGACGCGCCGCAGGAAATCCGCAGCGTCACCGGCGAAGTGGCCACGACGATTGCGGGCGTCACTTTCGGCGGCACGTTTCCCCGCCTCGCGAAGCTCGCGCGCAAGATGGCCGTCGTGCGCTCCTTTCGCCACACGATCACCGATCATCCGAAAGCGATCCAGCACGTCCTGACCGCCGGACATCCGGCGCAGGTGAGCATGGGATCGATCTACACCCGGTTTCGCGGGACGAACCATGCCGCGACGGGATTGCCGGCCTACATGACTCTGTTGGCTCCGGAAATCGATCCGCAGTACCTGAAAGAAAAGGATCGCGTCTGGATTGGATCAGGGCCCGGGTCGCTGGGGCCAACTTACACACCCTTCGATCCCAGTGGCGGCGGGCCGATGATCAAGAACCTGGAGTTGAACATTTCCCGCGAACGCTTCCTCAGCCGTCATTCGCTGCTCGGCGCGTTGGATCAATTGAACCGCCGCATCGATGCCAGCGGGATGATCGCGGCGCTGGATCAATACGAACAACAGGCGCTCGATATGATCCTTCGCGGAGCGGGCAGCGCGTTCGATTTGTCGCAAGAGAATCCACGCCTGATCGAGCGTTACGACACGAGCCGGTATCAGGTCGGCAAAAAGCTTTTCCGCGCCTGCACGCTGGGCAAGCAGATGCTGCTGGCGCGACGGCTGTGCGAAGCGGGCTGCGGTTTTGTCACGGTGCAATCCGCGGGTTGGGACATGCACGCGGACATCAACAATCCGGGCATGGTGGCCGGTATGGAGATGCTCGGCCATCCGCTCGATCAGGCGGTCTCCGCTTTTTTGGAAGACGTCGAGGCGCGCGGGTTGAGCGAGAAGATTTTGCTGGTCATCACCGGCGACTTCGGACGGACGCCGAAGATCAACAACCGCGGCGGGCGCGATCACTGGGCAAACCTCGGCACGCTGGCGTTCGCCGGGGGTGGCTTGAAAATGGGGCAAGTCGTGGGACGATCCGACCGCCACGCCGCTGAGCCGGCTTCCGATCCGATCACCCCTGAACATTTGCTGGCGACGATCATGCACGCGCTTTTTGACGTGGGAAAACTTCGTGTCCAGCCGGCGATGCCTCGCGATCTCCTCGCCTTTGTCGAGCAGGTCGAACCAATCCACGAGCTGATTTAG
- a CDS encoding D-arabino 3-hexulose 6-phosphate aldehyde lyase: MKPIVQISLDLTSIPEALETAAMALRAGVDWLEAGTPLIIAEGMNGVRELRRAFPETPIVADLKTMDGGWLEAELMAKAGATQVVVMGQAHRETVELVVQASRDFGIEVMGDNMVMPDPVAGARLLEDAGCHYVIHHIGYDFRNVRRKRGQPAPSPLDRLRDVVEAVKVPVQAVGGLSIQQAIETPQYGAPLVVIGAPLAIDAHSFQTAGGNVEAVLKEICAKVHAYGDVPVGGESKRIVRR; this comes from the coding sequence ATGAAACCCATCGTCCAAATTTCCCTGGATCTCACGAGCATCCCGGAAGCGCTGGAGACCGCCGCGATGGCGTTACGCGCGGGCGTGGATTGGCTCGAGGCTGGAACGCCGCTCATCATCGCCGAGGGCATGAACGGCGTGCGCGAACTGCGCCGCGCGTTTCCTGAAACCCCCATCGTCGCCGACCTTAAAACCATGGACGGCGGCTGGCTCGAAGCTGAACTCATGGCCAAGGCGGGCGCCACGCAAGTCGTCGTGATGGGGCAGGCGCATCGGGAGACGGTCGAGTTGGTCGTGCAGGCGAGCCGCGATTTCGGGATCGAAGTCATGGGCGACAACATGGTCATGCCGGATCCCGTCGCCGGCGCCAGGCTGTTGGAGGACGCGGGCTGCCATTACGTCATTCATCATATCGGCTACGATTTTCGCAACGTGCGCCGCAAGCGGGGCCAACCGGCCCCCAGTCCGCTCGACCGATTGCGGGATGTCGTGGAAGCGGTGAAGGTCCCCGTGCAAGCGGTGGGCGGGCTATCGATTCAACAGGCCATCGAAACACCCCAATACGGCGCCCCGCTGGTGGTGATCGGCGCGCCGCTCGCCATCGACGCCCATTCGTTTCAAACCGCCGGCGGCAATGTCGAAGCCGTTCTGAAAGAAATCTGCGCCAAAGTTCATGCGTATGGCGACGTGCCGGTCGGCGGTGAATCAAAGAGAATCGTTCGACGGTGA
- a CDS encoding sugar phosphate isomerase/epimerase, whose amino-acid sequence MPLSAFPKCFLDALCVTREMSVDQWIDLSAQFDVDGLEFYWGFTPPENPREWERLRQRVEKQQRSIPMMCYSSDFTKPTLPERKEEIEKQKRAIRAISGLGGKFCRVLSGQRRPDVRPDQGLRWVRECIEELVPFAAEQRIVLIIENHYKDGYWDYPEFAQRMDAFLALVSSIGETEWFGVNYDPSNAIIAGDDPIQLLEAVKHRVKTMHASDRYFEGGTLEDLRRIEAQPQTGYASILRHGVIGRGLNDYDRIFSILKDAGFKGWISIEDGPDPATGVADIAESAKFLRRKMKQFGLV is encoded by the coding sequence ATGCCCCTTTCCGCGTTCCCCAAATGTTTCCTCGACGCCTTGTGCGTGACGCGGGAGATGTCCGTGGACCAGTGGATCGACCTCTCCGCGCAATTCGACGTGGACGGGCTCGAATTCTATTGGGGCTTCACGCCGCCGGAGAATCCCCGCGAATGGGAACGCCTTCGCCAACGCGTCGAGAAACAGCAACGCTCCATTCCGATGATGTGCTATTCGTCCGACTTCACCAAACCCACGCTGCCGGAGCGGAAGGAGGAAATCGAAAAGCAGAAGCGCGCGATTCGGGCCATCTCCGGTTTGGGCGGGAAGTTCTGCCGCGTGCTCTCCGGTCAACGCCGGCCGGATGTGCGACCCGATCAAGGGTTGCGCTGGGTGCGCGAGTGCATCGAGGAACTCGTGCCTTTTGCGGCCGAGCAGCGGATCGTTTTGATCATCGAGAATCACTACAAGGACGGCTACTGGGACTACCCCGAATTCGCCCAGCGCATGGACGCGTTTCTGGCACTCGTCTCCAGCATCGGCGAGACGGAATGGTTCGGCGTCAATTATGATCCTTCGAATGCGATCATTGCCGGGGACGACCCCATCCAATTGCTGGAAGCCGTGAAGCACCGCGTGAAAACCATGCACGCCAGCGACCGTTACTTCGAGGGCGGCACGTTGGAAGACTTGCGCCGAATCGAGGCCCAACCGCAGACCGGCTACGCCAGCATTCTCAGGCACGGCGTGATCGGGCGCGGATTGAACGATTACGATCGCATCTTCTCGATATTGAAAGATGCCGGCTTCAAAGGTTGGATTTCGATCGAGGATGGTCCCGATCCGGCGACCGGTGTTGCTGACATCGCGGAATCCGCGAAATTTCTGCGCCGAAAGATGAAGCAATTCGGCCTAGTGTAG
- a CDS encoding RidA family protein: MNAEARIAELKLELPPAPKPAGVYKPVVLIGNLAYVSGHGPLKPDKTMIKGRVGQDLDLQGGKLAARQVGLAILASVREHLGSLDRVKRVIKTLGMVNATADFQEHPAVINGCSELFAEVFGTDTGVGARSAVGMGSLPGNIAVEIEVIFEIE; encoded by the coding sequence ATGAATGCTGAAGCCCGCATCGCCGAACTCAAACTCGAACTGCCGCCCGCGCCCAAACCCGCCGGCGTGTACAAACCCGTAGTCCTCATTGGGAACCTGGCTTACGTCTCCGGCCACGGCCCGCTCAAACCGGACAAAACCATGATCAAGGGCCGCGTCGGCCAGGACCTCGACCTCCAGGGCGGCAAACTCGCGGCGCGCCAGGTGGGTCTCGCGATTCTGGCGAGCGTGCGCGAACACCTCGGCAGCTTGGACCGCGTCAAACGCGTCATCAAGACCCTCGGCATGGTGAACGCCACGGCGGATTTCCAGGAGCATCCGGCTGTGATCAACGGTTGCAGCGAGCTCTTTGCTGAAGTCTTTGGAACAGACACCGGCGTCGGCGCGCGCAGCGCCGTGGGCATGGGTTCTCTGCCCGGCAACATTGCGGTGGAAATCGAAGTGATCTTCGAGATCGAATGA